Within the Nocardioides aurantiacus genome, the region CGTCGTGGGGGCGTACGCCGGCCTGCGACCGCTGCTCGACGCCGACGGCGCCACCGCCGACCTGTCGCGCCGGCACGCGGTGCTGACCTCACCCACGGGCGTCGTGACCGTGGTGGGCGGCAAGCTCACCACCTACCGGCGGATGGCCGAGGACGCCGTGGACGCCGTGGGACTCGCCACCGCGCCGTGCCGCACCCGGACCCTCCCCCTGCTCGGGGCCGCGTCACGGGCAGACCTGGCGCGGCTCGACGCCCCGCCCCGGCTCGTGCGCCGCTTCGGCACCGAGGCCGCGTTTGTCCTCGCCGACGCCGTCGAGGTCACCGGTCTCGGGGAGGCCGAGCTGCTCGCCCCGGGACCCCAGGCGGTGACGCTGGCCGAGCTCGTCTTCGGGGTCACCCACGAGGGCGCGGCCGACGTCGACGACCTGCTGGACCGGCGTACGCGCGTGGGGCTGGTGCCCGAGGACCGGGCCCGCGCGCTGCCGATGGCCCAGCGGGCGCTCCTGCTCGCGCGCCGCGAGCAGGGTCAGGCCCCGCCCACCGGGGATCCCGGCCCGACCTCGTGAGGGGCGCGGCTGTCGCGTGGGGTCGGGCACGGACGCTCGGCGTGCAGCGCCGCGGCCGCCTCGCGCGCGGCCAGGGCCACACCCGCAGCGCGTGACTCGGTGCCCCGCCTGGTGCGGTCGGCGGCGGCGTTCGCGGTGACGAGCAGCTCGCGGGCCGCGCGGGCGCCCTCGTCGGCGTAGACCACCTCGGCGGCCGCCGTCGTGCGCGCCGTGCGGGCCGCGGTGTCGGCCACCGCGGCCGCCACCACCACGGCGGCGCGGGCCACGTCGCGGGTCGTCCGCTCGGCCGCGCTCCGCGCCTGGGCGGCCAGGACCCCCAGCCGCTCCCCGTCGGGGTCCTCGCCCGCGGCGACCCGGGCGTCGAGGGCCGCCCCCGCCGCAGCCGCGACCTGCGAGGCGGCGACGTCGGCCCGGACCCGGACCCGGGTGGCGGTGCGCAGCGCGTCTCGCGCGACGGTCCGGGCCGCCGCCTCGGCGGCGAACGCCCGGGCAGCGGCAGCCCGCTCGGCCGCCGCGGCGGCCCGCTCGGCGGCGTCCCGGGCCTCGGCGCGGAGCAGCTCCACGGCGAGGGCGGCGCCGCGGGCCTCCACCTCGAGGGCGACGGCCACGGCCTCGGCGACGACGGCCGCGGCCAGCGACTCGGTCGACGGCCACCAGGCCGTGGTGTCGGCGGGGTCCTGGCGGGCGTGGTCCTGGCGGGCGGGGTCCGGGCGCTCGTAGGCGCCGGAGCGGATCGCCATGACGTCGGAGCTGCGGAACCGGTGGTGCCCACCCGGCGTGCGGACGGAGGCGAGCCTGCCGGCCCTGACCCAACGGGCGACGGTCTTGCGGTCGACGTGGAGCAGGGCCGCCGCGGCACCCGGCGTCAGCAGCTCCGGGCCGAGCCGATCCCGATCCGTCATGACGGGCTCCCTCCACGTCCGGATTGCTCCACGCGGGGTCGCGTCGTCCGGGCCCGACGGTCGACCTCGCCGACCAGGTCGGTGGCGACCGCACGGACCTTGGTGTTGCCGTGCGACGACGTCCGCCACAGGAACGCCTCGGCCGCCTGCTCGGGGAGGTCATATCGCTCCATCAGGATGCCGATCGCCTGCCCGATCAGCTGCCGGCTGGCCACGGCCTGGTTGAGCGACTCGACCTGGCGCGCCGTGCCCAGGGCCAGCGACGCGTGGGTGGCGAAGAAGGCCGCCACGGCCACGTCCTCGACGCTGATGTCGTCGCTGGTGGTGGAGTAGAGGTTCAGGCCACCGATGGTGCCGTGGTCGTCGAGGTGGAGCCGCACCCCCAGCTGCGAGCGCAGCCCGAGCGCCAGCGCCCCGGGCAGGTAGCGGGGCCAGCGCTCGTCGCCCGCGATGCGCGGCGCGGGGACGACGTCGTCGCCGTCCATGCTCGCCACGCACGGCCCCTCGTGGAGGGAGTACTGCAGGTCGTCGAGCTCGAGCACCAGGGCACTCGTCGAGGCGCGCGTGACGATCCGTCCGTCCCTCTCCACGGTCGAGACCCCGATGTGGTCGAAGGTGGGGAGCGCCTCGACGGCGCTGCGCACGATCACCTCGAGGGTGTCGTCGACCGTGGCGGGACGGTGCATCTGCTGGGCGGCGTGCGCGATGGAGCGCGCCATGGTGGTGTCCACGAGGGACCCCGTCTCTGAACGTCGTGCCTCACGAAGGGGCGGGGACACAGAGAGGCGTTCGCGGACGAGGCCCTGCGATCCGTCCCGAGGGACCCGGATCGGGAACCGTCGGTACTCCTGGTCACCCTACGCGCACCCGGCTGCGGGACCCGACGACCTCAGGCGTCGAGCACGACGTCCTCGCAGGGGGTCGAGCAGCACAGCAGGGTCTTGCCCTGGGCGACCTCACGCGGGCGGATGCCGCCCTGGTGCTCCATCTCGACGCGTCCGGACAGGACCTGGGTCGTGCAGGTCCCGCAGACGCCCTCCTGGCACGACGACGGCAGCGTGATCCCGGCGGCGGCGGCCGCCGAGAGCAGCGGGGTGCCCTCGCCGCAGCGGAAGGACCGACCGCTGCGGCGCAGCTCCACGGCGTACGTCGTCCCGGTGGAGGTCCCGGCGACCGGCGCCGGCGCGTCCGCGAACGAGAACGACTCCTCGTGGCACCGCGCCGGGTCGGCCCCGGCCTCGGCCAGCAGGTCGCGCACGGCCGCCATGTAGGGCGCCGGTCCGCACGTGAGGACCTCGCGCTCGGCGAGGTCGGGGGCCGCGGCGCGCAGCTGCTCCAGGCAGACGCGCCCGCGCGGACCGGTCCACGTCTCGTCCGCGGCGTCGGTCTCGCACACGACCACCACCCGGACCCCGGGGTGCTCGGCCTCGATGGTGCGCAGCTCCTCGCGGAAGACGATGTCGGCCGGCGTCCGCGCGTGGTGCACCAGGACGACGTCGACGTCCGCTCGGTCGGCGTGGACGGTGCGCAGCATCGACATGAGCGGCGTGATGCCGCTGCCCGCGGTGAGGAAGAGGTAGCGCGCGGCGGGGTGGTGGGTGGTGCTGAACCGCCCCAGCGGCCCGTCGGCGAGCACGCTGTCACCCACCCGCAGGTGGTCGTGGAGCCAGTTCGACACCGGACCGCCCGGCACCCGCTTGACGGTGATCGTCAGCTCCTCGGCGCGCCGCGGCGAGGAGGAGATGGTGTAGCAGCGGCTGAGCGGCTCCCCGGCGACCGGCACGGTCAGCGTGAGGTGCTGCCCCGGCTCGAAGTCGTACGCCGCGGGCACGGCGGGCCGGAGCACGAAGCTGCGCACGTCGTGGGTGACGTCGACGACGCACGTGCACAGCAGGGGCCCCGCGGTGCCGGACCCGGTCTCGGGACGGCTGATGGTGGCGGTCATCGGGCCAGGTGCTCCTTCGTGCGATCGAGGTACCAGCTGGTGAAGGCGTCGACCTGGTACTCGCTGGCGGCGTACGGGCCGGGGAGGTAGGCCGGGCTGCTGACGCCCTGCTGGGCGCGGGCACAGAAGGCGCTGTCCTGCTCGTTGGTCTCGCGCCACACGTGGGTGAGGTGCTCGACGTCGTAGTCGACGCCCTCCTCGGCGTCCTCGTGCACCAGCCAGGTGGTGCGCACCAGCGTCCGGTCGGCCGAGATCGGCAGCACGCTGAACGTCACGGCGTGGTCGGCGAGGAAGTGGAACCACGCGTTGGGCTGGGTGTGCAGCGAGAGCCGGCCGAGCCGCGGGCTGTCGAGGTCGCCGAGCAGGCGCCTGCTCGCCGAGCGGCCGTCGAGGGTGTAGGACTCGCCGGCGCCGTCGAGCGCCTCGCGCTGCACCCGGAAGGCCGAGACCCGGTCCTGGAGGTCCTCCACCGCGCGGTAGGGCATCCCCCGCTCCTCGCAGGCCCGCTCCAGCTCGGCCTCGGCGCGCAGGTAGCGCTCGTGGGCGGGTCGCAGCCGCGCGGGGATCGCGTCCTCGGCGTACCCGTAGGTGGGGAAGAAGGTGCAGATCAGCTCGGGGTGGCCGCCCTCGCAGTGGTAGCACTCGCGGTTGTTCTCCATCACCAGCTTCCAGTTGGCCTCCTCGACCAGGTCGACCTGGGCGGCGACCTTGGTGCGGTGCAGCTGGTGCGGCAGGAGGTACGGCGCGACGACGGCGGCCACCTCGTCGAAGTCGGTCGGCGGCTCCGGAGCCAGGCAGACGAACACCAGTCCGGCGACCACCCGCAGGTGCACCGACCGCAGCCCGAAGCAGCTCTTGTCGAAGCCGGCCGGCTGGTCGCCCGCGTGCAGCAACGAGCCGTCGGAGGCGTAGGTCCAGCGGTGGTAGCCGCAGACGATGTTGCCGACCGAGCCGGCGCGCTCGTCGAGGATGCGGGCGCCGCGGTGCCGGCAGACGTTGTGGAAGGCCCGCACGACCTCGTCGTCGTCGCGGACCACGATCACCGACCAGCTGCCCACCTCGACGGTGAGGAAGTCGCCCGGCTCGCGCAGCTCGGCCTCGGTGGCGACGAAGAGCCAGGTGTGGGCCAGGACGCCCGCGACGTCGGCGTCGAAGACGGCGGGGCTGGTGTAGAAGGGCGAGGCCAGCGGCCGGCCGGGCTCGCGCGCGGCCACGAGGGCGGCCAGGTCGAGCCGGTCGGCCCCGGTGGCCGGGACGGTGGTGGTCATCGGGTGCTCCTCTCGGTGGGTCTCAGACGGCCGAGCAGAGCCGCAGCGCGTCGTACACCGCGGCGTGGATGTTGCGGCTGGTGACGGCGTCGCCGATGCGGAACAGCTGGAACGCCCCGGCCGCACCGGGGGCGACAGGCTGCGGGCGCACGCCCAGCAGGGCGGGGTGGTCGACGGCCCCGCGGTTGCTCGAGAGCGGCACCAGCTCGTGGTAGAGCTCGTCGTTGGGCAGCGTGCCGTGCTCGACGACGACGTGGTCGACGTGGCGCTCGACGACGACGTCGGTGTAGTCGCTGCCGAGCCGCGCGACGAGCCCACCCCCCTCCCGTCGTACGCCGACCAGCCGGCGCGCGAGCGTGAGGGTGACGTCGTGCTCGGCGAAGGCCCGGAGGTAGGCCGGGGAGTTCATGCTGCCGACGTCGGGGGCCAGCATCCGCTCGGGCGTGACCAGCTCGACGACCGCGCCCCGTGTGGCCAGCAGCTCGGTCGCGTCCAGGGCGGGCTCGGCGCCGTGGTCGTCGTAGACCAGCACCCGTCCCTGCGGGTGGACCGCGCCGGACATGACGTCCCAGGTGTCGAGCACGAGGTGCTCGCCCTCGCCGCCGAACGTCGGGTCGGGCAGGCCGCCCGTGGCCACCACCACGACGTCCGGCTCCTCGGCCAGGACCGTCGCGACGTCGGCCCAGGTGCCGCAGCGCAGGTCGACGCCGTGGTGCTTGGCCTCGGAGACGCGCCAGTCGACGATGCCGATCAGGTCGCGCCGTCGCACCGAGGCCGAGGCGAGCCGCACCTGGCCGCCCGGGTGGTCCGAGGCCTCCAGCAACACCACCTCGTGGCCCCGCTCGCCGAGCACGCGCGCCGCCTCCAGACCGGCCGGACCGGCGCCGACCACGACCGCCCGCCGACGCCGGGGGGCCGCCGGCTGCACGTGCAGCAGCGTCCGCTCGCGACCGGTGGCGGCGTTGTGGATGCACGTGGCCTCGCCGGACCGGTAGATCGCGTCCAGGCAGTAGTTGGCGCCGACGCAGGGCCGGATCCGGTCCTCCTCGCCGGCCGCGACCTTGGCGACCAGGTGGGGGTCGGCCATCTGCGGGCGGGTCATGCCCACCAGGTCGAGCAGGCCCTCGCGGATCGCGTGGCGGGCGGTGGCGACGTCGGAGATCCGTGCGGCGTGCATCACCGGGACGCTGGTGGCACGGCGGATCTCGCCGGCGAAGTCGAGGAAGGGGGCGCTCGGGGTGCCCATCGAGGGGATCACCCGGGCCAGGGTCGCGTCGCTGCCGATGCTCCCGCGGATCACGCTGAGGAAGTCGACGCCGTCGTCGACGTACAGGCCCAGGGCGCGCAGCGCCTCCTCGCGCCCGAGCCCGTCGGCCGCGTCCTCGTCCATCGACATCCGCAGCCCGATGACGAAGTCCGGCCCGACCGCCGCGCGCACCGCCTGCACGACGCGCCGCGGGAACGCCGTCCGCTCCTCGAAGCCGCCGCCGAACGGGTCCTGGTCACGGTTGGTCGCCGGTGAGTGGAAGGCGTCGAAGAGGTGACCGTAGGACTGCAGCTCGATGCCGTCGAGCCCCGCGTCCCGGCAGCGCTGGGCGGCGCTCGCGTAGTCGGCGACGATCCGGTCGAGGTCCCACGCCTCGGCGACCTTGGGGACGCTGCGGTGGGCGGGCTCGCGCAGCGGCGAGGGGTGGACCAGGGGCAGCCAGTCCCCCGTGAAGTTGCTGGTGCGCCGCCCCAGGTGGGTCACCTGGCACATCACCGCGGCGCCCGCCTCGTGGACGTCGTCGGCGAGGCGCCGCAGCCACGGCACGATCTCGTCGCGGTAGAGCAGCAGGTTGCCGAACGCCGGCGGGCTGTCCGGCGAGACCACGGCGGACCCGCCGATCATGGTCAGGCCGACCCCGCCGACGGCCTTCTCGCGGTGGTAGAGGCGGTAGCGGTCCTTGGGCATCCCGTCCTCGGCGTACGCCGGTTCGTGGGAGGTGCTGACCACGCGGTTGCGCAGCGTCACGTGCTTGAGCCGGAACGGCTGGAGCAGCGGGTCGTGGGACGGCACGGTGCCAGTCTGGGAGCCGACCGGGGCCGGCGACCAGGCCGGGAAACTGCACCGGTTCGTGCAGAATCCCTGCATGATCGATCGCCGCCTGCAGGTGCTCCGGATGGTAGCCGCGTGCGGCACCGTCACCGGCGCCGCCGAGGCGCTGCACTACACCCCCTCGGCGGTCTCCCAGCAGCTGCGGTCGCTGAGCAGGGACCTCGGGGTGGAGCTCGTGGTCCAGGACGGGCGCCGGATCCGGTTGACCCCGGCCGCCCGGGTCCTGGTCGAGCGTTCCGACGACCTGTTCTCGGCCTGGGAGGAGGTCCGCGGCGACGTGGGCGCCGCGGACACCGGCGGCGTCGGCACGCTCCGGCTGTGCGGGTTCTCCACCGCGGCGTCGTCGCTGCTGCCGCAGGTGGCCCTGGCCGTCCGCGCCGTCCGCCCCCGCAGCCGGGTGCGCATCATCGAGGCCGACCCCGAGGAGTGCTTCGACCTGCTGCTGGCCGACGAGGCCGACGTGGCGGTGGTGGTGGCCACCGCCGCCGTCCCGGCCAGCACCGACCCCCGCTTCGAGCAGCACCACCTGCTGGAGGACCCCCTGGACCTGCTCGTGGCCACGACGCACCGGCTGGCCGGCGCGGAGTCCGTCCACCTCGGCGACCTGGCGCAGGAGACCTGGATCATGGACCGACCCGGTCGGCCCTACCACCAGCTGCTGCAGGCCGCCTGCGTCGCGGCGGGCTTCTCCCCCGCCGCCGCCCACGTCGCGACCGAGTGGGACACCGGCGCGGCCCTGGTCGCCGCCGGCCTCGGGGTCTCCCTCGTCCCGCGCCTGGCCCACCTCCCCGCCGACCACGCCGTGGTCCGGATCCCGCTGCGCGGCGCCCCGGCGCCCTCGCGCCACATCCTCACCGGGGTGCGCCGCGGCAGCTCGCGGCAGCCGCTGATCGCGCTCGCGCTCGCCGAGCTGGCCGCACGCGCCCGGGCGCGCTAGGGAACCACCACGAGCTTGCCGACGTGTCGTCGCAGGGCCAGGTCGCGCTGCGCCTGCGCCACGTCCTCCAGGGCGTACGTCGCCGCGACCACCGGACGCACCCGGCCCGACCTCGCCATCGCCACCAACCGGTCGAAGATCGCGGGCGTGTGCATCGTGGAGCCCACCAGCGAGCGGTTCGCGAGGTAGAGCCGACGCACGTCGAGGTGGACCTCCCACCCGTCCAGGGCGCCGGCCACCACCCACCGCCCACCCGGTCGCAGCAGCTCCAGGCCCTCGGCGACGAGCGGCCCCGCCACGACGTCGACCACGGCGTCGACACCTCCGGGAGCCGCCACGGCCGCGTCCTGGACCACCCGCCCCCGGCTGCGGTCCACCACCACGTCGGCACCGGCCGCACGGACGTCGTCCGCCTTGGTGCCGCTGCACACCGCCACCACCCGTGCCCCGAGGGACCGCGCGAGCTGCACGGCCGCCAGGCCCACGCCACCCGAGGCACCCGTGACCAGGACCGTCGTGCCCTCGCGGACTCCCCCGCGCTCGACCATCCCCAGCGCCGTCCCGTAGGCGATCGGCAGGCAGGCCAGCTCCACGTCGCTGAGCGGCGACCCGTCGACCCGGTGTGCT harbors:
- a CDS encoding helix-turn-helix domain-containing protein, coding for MTDRDRLGPELLTPGAAAALLHVDRKTVARWVRAGRLASVRTPGGHHRFRSSDVMAIRSGAYERPDPARQDHARQDPADTTAWWPSTESLAAAVVAEAVAVALEVEARGAALAVELLRAEARDAAERAAAAAERAAAARAFAAEAAARTVARDALRTATRVRVRADVAASQVAAAAGAALDARVAAGEDPDGERLGVLAAQARSAAERTTRDVARAAVVVAAAVADTAARTARTTAAAEVVYADEGARAARELLVTANAAADRTRRGTESRAAGVALAAREAAAALHAERPCPTPRDSRAPHEVGPGSPVGGA
- a CDS encoding GAF and ANTAR domain-containing protein, yielding MDTTMARSIAHAAQQMHRPATVDDTLEVIVRSAVEALPTFDHIGVSTVERDGRIVTRASTSALVLELDDLQYSLHEGPCVASMDGDDVVPAPRIAGDERWPRYLPGALALGLRSQLGVRLHLDDHGTIGGLNLYSTTSDDISVEDVAVAAFFATHASLALGTARQVESLNQAVASRQLIGQAIGILMERYDLPEQAAEAFLWRTSSHGNTKVRAVATDLVGEVDRRARTTRPRVEQSGRGGSPS
- a CDS encoding hybrid-cluster NAD(P)-dependent oxidoreductase, whose amino-acid sequence is MTATISRPETGSGTAGPLLCTCVVDVTHDVRSFVLRPAVPAAYDFEPGQHLTLTVPVAGEPLSRCYTISSSPRRAEELTITVKRVPGGPVSNWLHDHLRVGDSVLADGPLGRFSTTHHPAARYLFLTAGSGITPLMSMLRTVHADRADVDVVLVHHARTPADIVFREELRTIEAEHPGVRVVVVCETDAADETWTGPRGRVCLEQLRAAAPDLAEREVLTCGPAPYMAAVRDLLAEAGADPARCHEESFSFADAPAPVAGTSTGTTYAVELRRSGRSFRCGEGTPLLSAAAAAGITLPSSCQEGVCGTCTTQVLSGRVEMEHQGGIRPREVAQGKTLLCCSTPCEDVVLDA
- a CDS encoding aromatic ring-hydroxylating oxygenase subunit alpha, which codes for MTTTVPATGADRLDLAALVAAREPGRPLASPFYTSPAVFDADVAGVLAHTWLFVATEAELREPGDFLTVEVGSWSVIVVRDDDEVVRAFHNVCRHRGARILDERAGSVGNIVCGYHRWTYASDGSLLHAGDQPAGFDKSCFGLRSVHLRVVAGLVFVCLAPEPPTDFDEVAAVVAPYLLPHQLHRTKVAAQVDLVEEANWKLVMENNRECYHCEGGHPELICTFFPTYGYAEDAIPARLRPAHERYLRAEAELERACEERGMPYRAVEDLQDRVSAFRVQREALDGAGESYTLDGRSASRRLLGDLDSPRLGRLSLHTQPNAWFHFLADHAVTFSVLPISADRTLVRTTWLVHEDAEEGVDYDVEHLTHVWRETNEQDSAFCARAQQGVSSPAYLPGPYAASEYQVDAFTSWYLDRTKEHLAR
- a CDS encoding FAD-dependent oxidoreductase produces the protein MPSHDPLLQPFRLKHVTLRNRVVSTSHEPAYAEDGMPKDRYRLYHREKAVGGVGLTMIGGSAVVSPDSPPAFGNLLLYRDEIVPWLRRLADDVHEAGAAVMCQVTHLGRRTSNFTGDWLPLVHPSPLREPAHRSVPKVAEAWDLDRIVADYASAAQRCRDAGLDGIELQSYGHLFDAFHSPATNRDQDPFGGGFEERTAFPRRVVQAVRAAVGPDFVIGLRMSMDEDAADGLGREEALRALGLYVDDGVDFLSVIRGSIGSDATLARVIPSMGTPSAPFLDFAGEIRRATSVPVMHAARISDVATARHAIREGLLDLVGMTRPQMADPHLVAKVAAGEEDRIRPCVGANYCLDAIYRSGEATCIHNAATGRERTLLHVQPAAPRRRRAVVVGAGPAGLEAARVLGERGHEVVLLEASDHPGGQVRLASASVRRRDLIGIVDWRVSEAKHHGVDLRCGTWADVATVLAEEPDVVVVATGGLPDPTFGGEGEHLVLDTWDVMSGAVHPQGRVLVYDDHGAEPALDATELLATRGAVVELVTPERMLAPDVGSMNSPAYLRAFAEHDVTLTLARRLVGVRREGGGLVARLGSDYTDVVVERHVDHVVVEHGTLPNDELYHELVPLSSNRGAVDHPALLGVRPQPVAPGAAGAFQLFRIGDAVTSRNIHAAVYDALRLCSAV
- a CDS encoding LysR family transcriptional regulator, with translation MIDRRLQVLRMVAACGTVTGAAEALHYTPSAVSQQLRSLSRDLGVELVVQDGRRIRLTPAARVLVERSDDLFSAWEEVRGDVGAADTGGVGTLRLCGFSTAASSLLPQVALAVRAVRPRSRVRIIEADPEECFDLLLADEADVAVVVATAAVPASTDPRFEQHHLLEDPLDLLVATTHRLAGAESVHLGDLAQETWIMDRPGRPYHQLLQAACVAAGFSPAAAHVATEWDTGAALVAAGLGVSLVPRLAHLPADHAVVRIPLRGAPAPSRHILTGVRRGSSRQPLIALALAELAARARAR
- a CDS encoding zinc-binding dehydrogenase, translated to MTGPGAVSPGRPSPSTLPSSMRAMVTTRHGGLDAIELRRVPVPGPRPGEVVVRVGAAGCNNTDIWTREGAYGSDGAAGWLGPLDFPRIQGGDVAGTVVAVGDPADEGLVGSRVLVDPAEYDGPEDDARPADVLGSERDGGFAEHVVVPATRAHRVDGSPLSDVELACLPIAYGTALGMVERGGVREGTTVLVTGASGGVGLAAVQLARSLGARVVAVCSGTKADDVRAAGADVVVDRSRGRVVQDAAVAAPGGVDAVVDVVAGPLVAEGLELLRPGGRWVVAGALDGWEVHLDVRRLYLANRSLVGSTMHTPAIFDRLVAMARSGRVRPVVAATYALEDVAQAQRDLALRRHVGKLVVVP